The genomic interval ATCCCGATCCTGGTTTCGGCCAAGCTCGATGAGGTTCAGCAGTATCTGACGCTGACCAACCACCTCTACTCACCCTTCACCATGCTGTTCAACAAGGCCTTCTATGACGACCTGACCGAAGACCAGAAGAACCTGATCCACACCGCTGCCCAGTCCTGCGAAAACGCCGCGCGCGGGATCTCGCGTATCATCGAAGCCTCCGATCGCGGTCTCGCAGGCCTCGCCGGCAAGATGACGATCACCGCGCTTTCGCCCGAGGATCGCGCCCAGATGCGCGAAGTGACCGATGCGGCCTTCGACAAGTACATGGCAGAAAACCACGGTGAGGATGCGATCGCGCTGGTCGACCTGCTGAAGCAAGAAAGCCAGCAGGCGAATGCGACCCGCTATTTCGGCGACGAGTAATGCCCTGGCCGGGGCAGGGCAAGCGCCTTTCCCCGGCCTTCCGGGCTCGATCGCCCGGTCCATGTTGATCTGTCTCGGAAGGATAAAACGTGCGTTCGAGCCTTGGTGAAACGAGATCGCGCATCAAGCGCTCGCATGCGCTTGTTTGCGCGGATAGTCATGAGATCATCGGCCTGCCTCACTGGCCGGACACCGATGTTGTCTCATATGTGACGCCGGGCCTCGGCGCCGGCTTTTCACTTTTCAGGATCGTCGCCAGGCGTGACACGCTTGTTGCGCCGCCACCCCATGGCGGCATCCGCTTCGTTCTGATCCGTTCGGGCGAGGTGCGCGTGACGGATGGCACCGAGACACGCCTGCTGCGCCCGGACGATTATGCCTATCTTCCATCGTCGGCCCCGTTCACTCTGGGACTTTCGGCAGATGCCGAAATCCTCTGTCTGGAGCATGCCTACAAGCCGCTTTCCGGCTGCGAGCCGCCGGGCGCGTTCTTCGGCGCGATTCCCGCCGTCGATCCTGTGCCTCTCAAAGGCAACGAGCAGCTCCACGTTCAGAAGCTCCTTCCGGAGGCGCCGGGCTTCGATATGGAGGTCAACGTCATGACCTTCGCTCCGGGTGGTTCGCTGCCATATGTCGAAACCCATTTCATGGAGCACGGGCTCGTCATGCTTGACGGCGGGGGCATCTACCGCCTTGACGATAGCTGGTACCCGGTTGCGCAGGGCGACGTCATCTGGATGGCGCCGTTCTGCCCGCAATGGTTCGGCGCACTCGGGCGGGAAGACGCGCGCTATCTGATCTACAAGAACTGGAATCGTGACCCGCTGGCCTGATACCGGTCGTTATCTGCCGGTCGCAGGCCGCGTTCGAGATGGTTTGCTGCTGCCGGAACGCCAGGCCGGACGCCTGAAACGGGCTTAAAGGCAAGTCCTTCTCCCTTTTCGGCCTCGCCTCCAAAGGTCATCGATCCGCGGGATCAACCGACGCGTCGCCAAACACCTTGAAAATCCATAACTCCCTGGTTATAAATTAATCATAACTGGAGAGCTATGAATTGCCCTTGACCCAACCCGACGACATCCTGTTTCGAACGCTGGCGGACCCGACACGCCGGGCGATCTTCGAGCGCCTGTGTCGAAAGGGGGACCAGACGGTCAAAGCGCTGACGGAACACGCAGGGATTTCCCAGCCGGCCGTCTCCAAACATCTCGGCGTGCTCAAGCGCGCCGGGCTCGTCGTCGACCGCCAGGATGGCCGCCAGACACATTACAGCCCGCAACTTGACGCCCTGGGGCCGTTGACGGACTGGACGGAACGGATGGCAAGCTTCTGGGAGCGCCGCTTCGACGACCTTGAAGACCTGCTGAAGAGGATGGACAATTGACCGAGACCCGCACCGTTGTCGTCGAACGCGACCTGCCGCATCCGCCGGAGAAGATCTGGCGCGCCCTCACC from Martelella mediterranea DSM 17316 carries:
- a CDS encoding ArsR/SmtB family transcription factor, translating into MTQPDDILFRTLADPTRRAIFERLCRKGDQTVKALTEHAGISQPAVSKHLGVLKRAGLVVDRQDGRQTHYSPQLDALGPLTDWTERMASFWERRFDDLEDLLKRMDN
- the allE gene encoding (S)-ureidoglycine aminohydrolase produces the protein MRSSLGETRSRIKRSHALVCADSHEIIGLPHWPDTDVVSYVTPGLGAGFSLFRIVARRDTLVAPPPHGGIRFVLIRSGEVRVTDGTETRLLRPDDYAYLPSSAPFTLGLSADAEILCLEHAYKPLSGCEPPGAFFGAIPAVDPVPLKGNEQLHVQKLLPEAPGFDMEVNVMTFAPGGSLPYVETHFMEHGLVMLDGGGIYRLDDSWYPVAQGDVIWMAPFCPQWFGALGREDARYLIYKNWNRDPLA